agaactgacaatggaagagaatacatggatagtagcttttctgcttatttggagagtaatgggataatacaccagactagttgtccttatactagtgctcaaaatggcgttgctgagaggaaaaataggcatctattggaggtagctcgatctcttatgttcaccatgaatctacccaaagcatattggggagatgcaattcttgcatctgcttatcttatcaatagaatgcctctcaagacccttgactttatgagtcctttggcggttctacaagggaagaattcatatgttgttccaccaaaagtatttgggtgtgtttgctttgtccatactaggacgaCAGGAAAACTGGatcccaaggcccttaaatgtgtgtttgttgggtattctccaacacagaaaggatacaagtgttatcatcctccctctaggaaatacttcgttagtatggatgttaccttccgagaaactgaaccctacttcagcaccacccactcacctcttcagggggagaataatgagcaagaagaggtgatcccgaattctgtgattctgaatgatatggttcaactagaaagtttgagttctagtagacagggggagatgtccaatcagggagagagaactggtcgtttggacaagccagatttgagaaggtattcaaggagagacaaggcagaagaagccattatgcagtctactcagagtcaagaatcttctcatggtgagttacccagtcatgaatcttcttctgatgagttacccacaactctttcttctggtgagttacccacaactcttgaatgtttcaatgacttagataaatctattgcacaaagaaaaggggtcagatcttgcactaaacaccctatttctaactttgtttcttatgaatctttatctccttcctatagagcctttgccttgtctatttcctctgtgtctattccacaggattggaagaaagtttttgcagatcctaaatggaagaaagcaatgattgaagagatgaaagcattggctaaaaatgagacttgggagcttgtcactctcccacctgagaagaaactcgttggctgtaaatgggtgttcacagtgaaacacaaagctgatggcacaattgaacggtttaaggccagattggttgctaaaggattcacccaaacctatggagtggattaccaagagacatttgccccagttgcaaaaatgaactcaatcagagttttgttatctttcgcagccaacttggactgggacttgcaacagtttgatgtgaagaatgcttttctccatggagatttagaggaagaagtgttcatggaaattcctcctgggttcgctgatgagaagacacaaggaaaggtgtgcaggttaaaaaaggctttgtatgggctaaaacaatctcctagagtttggtttgacaggtttagcagagccatgctgtcctttggttaccaacaaagcaatgctgatcacactctgtttatcaaacatcataagggtaagatcaccattcttattgtgtatgttgatgatatagtggtgacaggtgatgacaaagaggaaatggctcaactaaagaggttgttggcccaggaatttgaaatcaaagatctgggaaaactgcaatattttctaggtatcgaggtggctagataaaaaaaaagaattttcatctcccaaagaaagtacattctggatcttttggaagaaactggtatgatggggtgtaaaccagcagaatctcccattgaaagcaatcacaagctgaaagcaggaactggtgagtccgtggatattggaagatatcaaagattggtaggaaggttgatttatctctcacacactcgaccggatatagcctatgctgttagcttagtcagccaattcatgcatgaccctcgcgagactcatatgcaagctgtacttcgcatcttgagatacctaaagtctgcgccagggaaagggcttctttactccaaacatggtcacctccgaattgaaacttttacagatgcagattgggcaggatctctcgatgacaggagatccacctctggctactgcacagttgtgggggggaaccttgtcacctggaggagcaaaaaacaaagtgttgttgctcggtcaagtgcggaagcagaatacagagcaatggcccaaggagtatgtgaactcttatggttgcagaagttattggaagagttgagattgttcgagagagacaagataaccttgtattgtgacaataaagctgctataagtatagcacaaaatccagtccaacatgaccgaaccaagcacattgaaattgatcggcacttcattaaagaaaaattaacagatgGTATTTTGAGCCTAGTACATGTGACTTCTACGgggcaacttgcggatgtgtttactaaaggacttaacaacaagatctaccataatcttatttgcaagttgggcatgtgtgacatctttgcaccaacttgagggggagtgttgacttatttactaatcctagctgattctagagatttgatttgatctgattaggatccttaattatctctgtaattattatttgattatttgcttcctgtttagatatgattctctgtgtataaatagtcatgtagatcaattgtaaagattaagagtgaaatacaagaatactcaaaattttccccaaaattcttcacaaagaaaatattaagaaaatgaaatgaagaaaaaatgtTTTGTTTATTGTTGCAATTAGCCTTTGATGTGATTGCTTTCTTGCATAATCAATCAATTTACTTGTTTATTTGATGCACTCATGGGCAGAAAATTTGCATCTAGAAATAAACCAAATTGTTTTTTAGCTCCTCTTCCTTTTTCCTCAAGTGCAAAGTGGACATTATCTATACGTCTTTATGATGTATtgaatttcaatttcttttttcaacTATATATAGAAATCCTGTGTGAATTTTCTATAAATGTCTGAACAGTAGTGGGGAAAAGTGCAACACTTCATTTAAAACTCTCTAAATTGAGTAGCTGATTTATTCTCCAACTCTTAAGTATAAAGGTAAGCTAAATACTTTTGTGCAAACACATTTCACGGAGGGTTTTGAGCTCTAAATTCTAAGGCTGTAACGGATTACTATTTTACAAGGTTTGTGCAAACAGTCAATACCAGGATGCAATAGCATCAAATAAACTTTTGCGAATTCAAACGATTATAAATTTCTTTGTATCTGTAGGTACTATGCGCCTGCATTAGGGTTTTTGATGTTTGCTGTTGGGGTGAATTCCAGTGAAAAAGATTTTATTGAAGCATTCAAGAGACCAGCAGCTATTTTGGCTGGTTATGTCGGTCAATTTGCAGTGAAGCCAATTCTTGGATATCTTGTCGGCATAATTTCTGTATCAGTTTTTGGTCTTCCTACTCCTATAGGTGAGAGTCTATCAATCTTACCCTCCATAACTGCTGAGGCCATGCTGACATTCTGTGAATTTATGAGTTAGGTGCTGGGATCATGTTAGTTTCTTGTGTTAGTGGGGCTCAGCTTTCAAGTTATGCTACTTTTCTGACTGATCCACCTCTGGCTCCTTTAAGCATTGTCATGACATCATTGTCTACTGCTACCGCCGTTTTTGTTACGCCACTGTTATCGCTCTTACTTATTGGAAAGAGACTGCCTGTTGATGTAAAAGGAATGGTAGCCAGCATTATGCAGATAGTAGTCACCCCCATTGCTGCAGGATTGCTTCTAAACAGGTGATACACTCTCTTTTAAGCGTTCGAAACTTCGAATGGGTGGTTTTCTCAAGAGTCAACAAGTAGTCAACTTAATAGATTATTATTTCTACAGGTTCTTTCCCTGGATTGCTAATGCTATTAGGCCATTTCTGCCTCCGCTTTCAGTACTCGTGACAGCCTGTTGCGTTGGAGCACCACTTGCTATAAATGTCAAGTCAGTTGTATCCCCTTTTGGAGCAACCATATTATCACTCATTATTTCATTTCATCTGCTGGCTTTTGTCATTGGTTATGTTCTTACTGGTCTCATTTTTCCCAAAGCACCTGACCTAAAAGCACTTCAAAGAACAATGTCTTTTGAGACCGGTACAGCCTTTATTATAAATCCTGTCAATTTCACTGAAATTTGTATCATTCTAACTGACAATACTGTTGCTTTGTAGGAATGCAAAGCAGTCTCCTGGCCCTTGCACTTGCAAATAGATTTTTCCAAGATCCACTTGTGGCTGTGCCTCCAGCTATCTCTGTAAGTTGAAATACCAGAATTTCCGCCTgttattttctgtttttctttATATAAGAGAAACTGATGCAGAGTGcctagttattttttttaatattttttggaAAAGGGgagtgactgtgcggttgtcgaggccggtcaaaaataactttttttgttatccacaattttacaactgtagatagtggtaaaaggatcgaatccacagggaatcgaTACTCACCTATTTTTCTTGTCAAGTCCAAGTaaataaaccaaaaataaaataaaaggggggttttgggatTGATGcactaaactagaattaaaagccaaaacgtaaagcaaataataaagagaattcaataatgagaaaagtctagttgaagaattggatccacttcagttgttgggattaatCATTAGCACATAtgttcttttatttgactcaataaattagttatgagaGTGAAAGACGCttttcaccaccatatccctccttaagcatagattaactaggaaacgttctctaattaatcactaatcaataagttACCAAtaaacgtccttggggcttcaGATTCATTCAACTgccaattgcattaagaaatagagagacctaattctagctactcaaacgtatgatgatcttgctagattatgcaatctccttggtttttacaccaagagttacttgtgtttgaataattcaagcaattgcGGATTCAAACtactcaaactaacaaattattactttgcaatcaagaatcaatgggccttattgatctaaacaacaaagcaataataaaattaagcatgaaattgcataaatattgataaataaaagataaacatcaTATGTTCAGATCGCACAATCCATAAACAAactgaagtttcacctaatcttcaactagaaacaagggtttcatccactcatggctgaaactaacataaaaataaaagaaagaaagtaggaagaagaaggagaagggcTGGCTGGGTGGCGTGCGACTGCTGTGTTGATCTTCTCGAAGAAAGATGTTCTTCTTTGTTGGTTTGGCCCTCTTTTTATAGCTGAATAGGCTGCCCTAAGTTTTGTTGTTTAGATGGAGTCCTTTTCCTATTTGGAGTTGGATTCTTTGAAGGCAATTGAattttcttgagatttggcttccttgatatGCGGGATAGGGTGCTGAGCTGTCTTGAAGAGTTGTTGAGCTGTCTTCACGTGTTTGGGGAAGGATAGACTTCTTGAAGGTTTGAATTTTGAGTTTCCTGCGTTTCTGCTGTCTGCTGTCGCAAGGTTTGTTTGCCCGAGTTGCTTGGACAAACAACTTGGTCAAACAGACTGTTTTGGTGCTGTCTGTCACTCTGCCTCTGTTCTGCGGGGTCTGTTTGCCTAGTTTGCTTGGGCAAACAATCTGGGCAAACAACAAATCTGCGCTTTTCTCATCCTTCTCCcatttcagctgcaacttggttTGGACAAACCGTCTTGGGCAAACCAGGCTTGTTctcttttattctcttttgaCAATTTTAAGGCCATTTTTCACCAAGTCATTCTTTTACATCATttcctgcaaaataagatcaaaaccataaaattaggtagaaaatgtgtaaattagcattaataacaacatgaaaaatgggactaattttggcttgatcaaatacccccacacctagctcttTGCTTGTTCGCAAGtatataaacttagtcaaacaaactctctttgctacttgatcctttatttccacttaagttcttactctagacccctaatttgaagcattgcagtggaGAGTGTATGCTCCAAGGTTGCTTTCCTccttccttgtttccctttacctaTCATGGTTGTTAATTGTTTTCCTCattagagagattatacatgcacatattcttgtttAGTTTAGACTATTTCTAGCTCTCGGAGTGATTTGCCCTCTAtttgaagcactttattcagctttttgcacttttattcttgcctgaaaaagtcaccaaccttttgactcgaaggtacatatttgtaatACCTAcctccggttactcagttggtcacctatccaagtggctactagctctgttcatagtctttgactattggaacaatttttaatttgtgcttttgaggtcattgcctttgctgaattttcttttttttcaatgatttgggcaaatcaacaccaattgctaaataaGTCACATTTCTTTATTCAcccatcttttattttattattctctctaatgagtaatgataTACATTTTTCATCATagaaagctcaaagattcaattcaaaaggaaattcccaaaaatgaatacaactcactgcaattgattcaacttaggtttaaagagtcaccacatcaatggggtcatggaaagaaagctcattcaataTAGCCTattgtgtttgagtaaagcatatcaaaacagaaaaaaactgtggctatatGTGTGTGAAGACTGTGGCTATGTGTGTGTGGattaaaagcaaaaaaaatgaaaaaatttcacctaatgtatgttaattgaaaattaaagcttaaagaaataaaaaagaatgtatgaagcatcaaaattcagagatatgcacccccacacctaattcatgcattgtcctcaatgtattggaaatattaaagttcaaaagAAAAACTGAATACTCCGCTGATGTGATTTGccccagtttgtttggacaaacagctGGCCAAACTAGGTGTCTCGATGTGCAGATGGTAGGATGTGAGCATGCTCTCCATGTGGGCCATCCTGGCCTCAATTCTGTCCAGGCAAGCTGCTTCTGTCTGTGCAGCTGCTGGTTGTTGCGGTGCTAGTGGCTGGTCTGCTTGCCTTGTATTGGTGCGACGCCCAAACACTCTTTCATTCTTCGGGACAACAGGACCTACAGGAGAAATGCAAAAGATGCTGCCTTCCAACAAGAAGtttttgagaagaagaagaattgtcATGGAGAGGGAAGAATAGAATACTGAATTTAAATGAAGAAGGTACTGCCCTGTTTAATTTCTTCTTCTGTCGCTTTTTCTGCCTAGGTTGTTTGCCCAGCtgtgtgggcaaacagcttGGTCGAACAATGTTATGCAGTGCATCTGGTGTGTTGCTGGCAATCTTCTTGCGCACGGGCCTGGTGTTTGCCTAGCTGGTTGGGCAGTCAGGCTGGTCAAACAATCCTGTGCgttttctctctattttggGCCATCAGTCCGCCGAAAGCTTTTTCCTGTCTCTTGAGTTGTCTCCGCTGTTTGTCCAAGCAGCTTTCCACTtgcaaaacaattaaaatatggaAGTGGGTTAAAGCACTTGGTTTCTACACATCTGGTTTGCCCtgcttgtttgggcaaacaaacatctaattttttttttcttttttttttaagcatgaaattaacTACTAAGCAAGCCGAGAGGCGAACAGATTTTCGTCTGGAAAGCCTTCCTTGATTGTATATGGCTTCGAACTAGTAGGGAGTTGGCTTAGGTGATCCGCCACTAgattctctttccctttcttatcTCTTATCTCCAGATCGAACTCTTGCAAGAGCAAAATCCATTgaatgagtctcggttttgcctcttttttcttgatcaagtatcgtAAGGCAGTATGATCCGAGTAAATTATAACTTTTGTCCCCAGGAGGTATGGTCTAAATTTctctaaagcaaatacaacagccaagagctccttttctgttgttgaatAATTGCTTTGGGCAGCGTCCAATGTTCGGGATGCATAATGAATTACGTGAGGTGAGTTGCCTACACGTTGTCCCAAGACTGCCCCCATAGCGTAATTGCTTGCAtcgcacatgatttcaaagggcaatttccaatcaggtgcttgaatgattggggcagtcactagtaatttttttattagatcaAACACTAtcttgcaatctgcatcaaaatcaaatgttatatcttgttggagcaatctgcataatggttgcgtgattttggagaaatcttttatataaatcttctgtagaatcctgcGTGGCCAAGGAAGGAGTGGATTTCTCTAACGTTTgtggggtaaggcagatttttgatggtatccaccttggCTTTGttcacttcaattcctttggcCGAAACAATATGGCCTAATATCAAACCTTGGTTAACCAAGAAGTGGCATTTTTCATAGTTAAGCACAAGATTCGATTCAAGGCATCTCTTTAAGATCTTTTCTAGATTAGCAAGACAATCTTCGAAGGAGTTATCGTACAccgtgaagtcatccatgaagacttcaatgattttctccacataatcagaaaatatgctcatcatgcagcCTTGGAAGGTAGCAGGTGTATTGCGTAGTCCGAATGACATTCTTCTAAatgcaaaggtaccaaaaggacaagtgaaggtggtcttctcttagTCTTTTGGGGCCACtggaatttgataaaatcctGAATAACCATCCAAACAGCAATAAtgagacttacctgcaagcctttctaacATCTGATCTATGAAAGGTAAGGGGAAGTGATTTTTCCTTGTTGCTGCATTTAgtttcctatagtccatgcatactccaCCCATTCTGGACTCGAATTGGAACAAGTTCTCCCTcggcatttggaacaatggtgatcccagttttcttCGGGACTACATGTACAGGACTTATCCATTTGCTATCAaagattgggtagatgattcctgcgtctagaagcttgactatctcctttttcactacttccatcataggAGGGTTTAGCCTTCTTTGGGCATCTCGGACGGGCTTGTAGTCCTCTTCCATGTGTATTCCgtgcatgcatgtggaaggtGAGATGCCTTttatatcctctatggtctaccctatggctcctttgtatTTCTTCAATACTTGTTGGAGGCTTTCTTCTTCGTGTTGGCTTAATTGATTTGACACTGTTACTGGATGTGTTTTtcaactcccaagtacatgtatttcaagtGTCCAGGAAGAGGCTTCAAATCTGGTtctgaacttttcttttccgaAATCTGCTTTTTGGAAAAGCTGGATTCTCCTTTTtcctgctgtttgggcaaacagcagtcTGCCTGTGTCAGCAGCCTGGATGAATTGGACTCTGCCTTCTCCTgccgtttgggcaaacaacaattTTTCTCATGCTCCTTTGCTGGCTGCTTCAGTGAATGGCATTCTGGCTGGGCTATTGGCTCAACTGGTATGGCCAGGCTGTATTCTGCTTGCTGAAGTGGTTTGAACATGAAGATTTTTGGAAGAATattgagtattcttgtatttcactcttaatttgTACAATATGTCTACAtggctatttatacacaaagaatcatatctaaacatgaagcaaataatcaaataataattacagagataattaaggatcctaatcaaatcaaatcaaatccctagaatcaattaggattagcaaataagtcaacactccccctcaagttggtgcaaagatgtcacacatgcccaacttgcaaatcagattatgatagatcttgttgttaagccctttagtaaacacatccgcaagttgctcagtagaagtcacatgaactaggctcaagacaccgtctgttaatttttctttaatgaagtgccgatcaatttcaatgtgcttcgttcggtcatgttggactgggttttgtgctatacttatagcagctttattgtcacaatacaaggttatcttgtctctctcggacaatctcaactcttccaataacttctgcaaccataagagttcacacactccttgggccattgctctgtattctgcttccgcacttgaccgagcaacaacactttgttttttgctcctccaagtgacaaggtttccccccacaactgtgcagtagccagatgtggatctcctgtcatcgagagatcctgcccaatctgcatctgtaaaacTTTCAATTCGGAGATGACCATGTTTGGAataaagaagccctttccctggcgcagactttaggtatctcaagatgcgaagtacagcttgcatatgagtctcgcgagggtcatgcatgaattggctgactaagctaacagcataggctatatccggtcgagtgtgtgagagataaatcaaccttcctaccaatctctgatatcttccaatatctacggactcaccagttcctgctttcagcttgtggttactttcaatgggagattctgctggcTTACACTccatcataccagtttctttcaaaagatccagaatgtactttctttgagagatgaaaattcctttttctgatctggccacctcgatacctagaaaatattgcagttttcccagatctttgatttcaaattcctgagctaacaacctctttagttgagtcatttcctctttgtcatcacctgtcaccactatatcatcaacatacacaataagaagggtgatcttacccttatgatgtttgataaacagagtgtgatcagcattgctttgttggtaaccaaaggacatcatggctctgctaaacctgtcaaaccaagctctgggagattgttttagcccatacaaagccttttttaacttgcacacctttccttgtgtcttctcatcagcgaacccaggaggaatttccatgaatacttcttcctctaaatctccatggaggaaagcattcttcacatcaaactgttgcaagtcccagtccaagttggccgcgcaagataacagaactctgattgaattcatttttgcaactggggcaaatgtctcttgataatccactccataggtttgggtgaaacctttagcaaccaatctggccttaaatcgttcaattgtgccatcagctttatgtttcactgtgaatacccatttacagccaacgagtttcttctcaggtggaagagtgacaagctcccaagtttcatttttagccaatgctttcatctcttcaatcattgctttcttccatttaggatctgcaagagctttcttccaatcctgtggaatagacacagaggaaatagacaaggcaaaggctctataggaaggtgataaagattcataagaaacaaagttagaaatagggtgtttagtgcaagatctgaccccttttctttgtgcaataggtttatctaagtcattgaaa
The Manihot esculenta cultivar AM560-2 chromosome 1, M.esculenta_v8, whole genome shotgun sequence genome window above contains:
- the LOC110628340 gene encoding probable sodium/metabolite cotransporter BASS6, chloroplastic isoform X4, which codes for MKKMTVNGQQWQIQRPFIPQFHAQNIPHVRKCSLFPLFTRNCSLKSSVGSPRILVGRCVSEKFSDHFEQDAGQNFITEQKMVEEKNFSVLNILKQSNSLLPHAVLASTLLALVYPPSFTWFTSRYYAPALGFLMFAVGVNSSEKDFIEAFKRPAAILAGYVGQFAVKPILGYLVGIISVSVFGLPTPIGAGIMLVSCVSGAQLSSYATFLTDPPLAPLSIVMTSLSTATAVFVTPLLSLLLIGKRLPVDVKGMVASIMQIVVTPIAAGLLLNRFFPWIANAIRPFLPPLSVLVTACCVGAPLAINVKSVVSPFGATILSLIISFHLLAFVIGYVLTGLIFPKAPDLKALQRTMSFETGMQSSLLALALANRFFQDPLVAVPPAISTVIMSLMGFFLVMVWAKKKEV
- the LOC110628340 gene encoding probable sodium/metabolite cotransporter BASS6, chloroplastic isoform X1, coding for MKKMTVNGQQWQIQRPFIPQFHAQNIPHVRKCSLFPLFTRNCSLKSSELCVGFSVQSNPHSKLVGSPRILVGRCVSEKFSDHFEQDAGQNFITEQKMVEEKNFSVLNILKQSNSLLPHAVLASTLLALVYPPSFTWFTSRYYAPALGFLMFAVGVNSSEKDFIEAFKRPAAILAGYVGQFAVKPILGYLVGIISVSVFGLPTPIGAGIMLVSCVSGAQLSSYATFLTDPPLAPLSIVMTSLSTATAVFVTPLLSLLLIGKRLPVDVKGMVASIMQIVVTPIAAGLLLNRFFPWIANAIRPFLPPLSVLVTACCVGAPLAINVKSVVSPFGATILSLIISFHLLAFVIGYVLTGLIFPKAPDLKALQRTMSFETGMQSSLLALALANRFFQDPLVAVPPAISTVIMSLMGFFLVMVWAKKKEV
- the LOC110628340 gene encoding probable sodium/metabolite cotransporter BASS6, chloroplastic isoform X2, with product MKKMTVNGQQWQIQRPFIPQFHAQNIPHVRKCSLFPLFTRNCSLKSSELCVGFSVQSNPHSKFGSPRILVGRCVSEKFSDHFEQDAGQNFITEQKMVEEKNFSVLNILKQSNSLLPHAVLASTLLALVYPPSFTWFTSRYYAPALGFLMFAVGVNSSEKDFIEAFKRPAAILAGYVGQFAVKPILGYLVGIISVSVFGLPTPIGAGIMLVSCVSGAQLSSYATFLTDPPLAPLSIVMTSLSTATAVFVTPLLSLLLIGKRLPVDVKGMVASIMQIVVTPIAAGLLLNRFFPWIANAIRPFLPPLSVLVTACCVGAPLAINVKSVVSPFGATILSLIISFHLLAFVIGYVLTGLIFPKAPDLKALQRTMSFETGMQSSLLALALANRFFQDPLVAVPPAISTVIMSLMGFFLVMVWAKKKEV
- the LOC110628340 gene encoding probable sodium/metabolite cotransporter BASS6, chloroplastic isoform X3; amino-acid sequence: MKKMTVNGQQWQIQRPFIPQFHAQNIPHVRKCSLFPLFTRNCSLKSSVVGSPRILVGRCVSEKFSDHFEQDAGQNFITEQKMVEEKNFSVLNILKQSNSLLPHAVLASTLLALVYPPSFTWFTSRYYAPALGFLMFAVGVNSSEKDFIEAFKRPAAILAGYVGQFAVKPILGYLVGIISVSVFGLPTPIGAGIMLVSCVSGAQLSSYATFLTDPPLAPLSIVMTSLSTATAVFVTPLLSLLLIGKRLPVDVKGMVASIMQIVVTPIAAGLLLNRFFPWIANAIRPFLPPLSVLVTACCVGAPLAINVKSVVSPFGATILSLIISFHLLAFVIGYVLTGLIFPKAPDLKALQRTMSFETGMQSSLLALALANRFFQDPLVAVPPAISTVIMSLMGFFLVMVWAKKKEV